CGTGGTTTGCGAACTGGTCGAGGCCGCCAAGGCCTGCGGCGTGACATTCCTCAAGCGACAGGTCCAGGACGGCCAGTTGCAGGCACAGGGCGTTACATTGATCACCGACCTGGGCCGCTTGGCCGCCCGCCAGGTGTTGATCGCCTGCGGCGCCCACTCGGCCAGGCTCACCCAGGCGCTGACCGGCAAAAAGGTGCCCCTGGACACCGAGCGCGGTTACCACCTGATGCTGCCCCATGAGCAAGAGCGCTTGCCCTTCGCCGTCACCTCACTGGAACGCAAGTTCATCATGACGCCCATGGCCGATGGCCTGCGGCTGGCTGGCACCGTGGAATTCGCCGGCCTCGACCGGCCGCCGAACATGCAGCGCGCCTGGCAGTTGCATCGGCTGAGCCACGGCCTGTTGCGTCATGAGTTGAGCGCTGAGGACGCCACGCCGTGGATGGGCTTTCGGCCCTCGTTGCCAGACTCGCTGCCGATCATCGACCGAGTGTGCGGCGGCAAGGTGTTGCTTGCTTTCGGCCATCAACACCTGGGGTTGACGCAAGCGGCCGTCACTGCCGAGCTGATCGCGCAACTGCTCTCACCGGTCTACATGCCCCAACCTGCGGGATTGCCCGCGCTGGAGCGCTATCGACTGGACCGTTTCTGACAGCCCCTTGCAGGGGCCTAGCAAAAAAAATATAAAGCGGTGAATTATTTAGTGTCCTCATGTATCTGACCCAGTAGACCATGCCATTAAAACAATGGCATCGACACCGATCAGCAACAGAGTGACCTGTATGAAATCGCGCAAGAAAAGTGTCAGCCCTATCGGGTTGAAAGACATCACCATTGTCGACGACGCCAAGATGCGCAAGGCGATCACCGCAGCAGCGCTGGGCAATGCCATGGAGTGGTTTGACTTCGGGGTGTATGGCTTCGTGGCCTATGTGCTGGGCAAGGTGTTCTTTCCCGGCGCCGACCCCGGCGTGCAGATGATCGCGGCGCTGGCGACCTTTTCCGTGCCCTTCCTGATCCGCCCCCTGGGTGGCCTGTTCTTTGGTGCGCTGGGGGATAAGTACGGGCGGCAGAAAGTCCTTGCGGCCACCATCGTGATCATGTCCATCAGCACCTTTGCCATCGGCCTGATTCCCTCCTATGCCTCGATAGGCATTTGGGCGCCGATCCTGTTGTTGTTGGCCAAGATGGCCCAGGGTTTCTCGGTGGGCGGTGAATACACCGGGGCCTCGATTTTTGTCGCCGAATACGCCCCCGACCGCAAGCGCGGCTTCCTTGGCAGTTGGCTGGACTTTGGCTCCATCGCAGGCTTCGTGCTCGGTGCGGGGGTGGTGGTGGTGATCTCCAGCGTGCTGGGCGAAGAGCAATTCCAGGAGTGGGGCTGGCGCCTGCCGTTCTTCCTCGCCCTGCCCCTGGGCATGATCGGCCTGTACCTGCGCCACGCCCTGGAAGAGACTCCGGCCTTCCAACAACATGTCGAGAAACTCGAACAAGGGGACCGCGAAGGCCTGGCCCGCGGCCCGCGCGTGTCGTTCAAGGAAGTCGCCACCAAGCATTGGCGCAGCCTGCTGACCTGCGTCGGCGTGGTGGCCGTGACGAATGTCACCTATTACATGCTGCTCACCTACATGCCCAGCTACCTGACGCACAACCTGCACTACAGCGAAAACCATGGCGTGCTGATCATCATCGCGATCATGGTCGGCATGCTGTTCGTGCAACCCATGATCGGTTTTATCAGCGACAAAGTCGGGCGCCGGCCTTTCATCATCGCCGGCAGCATCGGCCTGCTGGCGCTGGCGATTCCGGCGTTTATGCTGATCAACAGCGGCAAGCTCGGGTTGATCTTCGCCGGGTTGCTGATGCTGGCGGTGGTGCTGAACTTCTTTATCGGCGTGATGGCGTCCACCCTGCCGGCAATGTTCCCCACCCACATCCGCTACAGCGCCTTGGCCAGTGCGTTCAACATCTCGGTGCTGATCGCCGGCCTGACCCCGACCGCCGTTGCCTGGCTGGTGGAAAGCACCAACGACCTGTACATGCCGGCGTATTACTTGATGGTGATTGCCTTGGTAGGTCTGGTCACCGGGCTGACCATGAAGGAAACCGCCAACAAACCCCTGCGCGGCGCGGCCCCGGCGGCGTCGGACATCGAAGAGGCGCGGGAACTGCTGCAGGAGCATCACGACAATATCGAGCAAAAGATCGAAGACCTCGACGAGCAGATCGCCGAACTGGAAGCCAAGCGCCAGAACCTGGCGCAACAGCATCCGCGGATCGACTGATCCGCTCCCAAAAGGGATCTCGATCAGGCAGCGCGCTTTGCTGGGCCGCAAAAAATGTAGGGGCTGGCTTGCCAGCGATGGTGGTGGGTCAGTCACTTTGTCGGCGACCGGTCCGGCGCTATCGCTGGCAAGCCAGCTCCAACAGGGGGTGTGATGGCGATTGCGACAGCTTACTGATCACCGCAGCGCCGCCGCCGCCAGTTGCGCCACGCCGAGGGTGATTCCCGGCTCATCCCCCTCTTCAAGCATCCAGGTTGATGACAACCCTGCCCAGGCAAGCACCCATTGCAGGAGCCTGCGCCGCTCGATACCCGAAACACTGGCGACCACTTCGGTCCGCCGCGCAAAGCACTCCGGGGCCAGGGCGCGTTCATCGGGGTTGCAGAACAGATTGGCATAATCAAAGCCCCGCTCGCCGTAGAGGCCCTTGGGATCAATCGCGAGCCAGCCGGACGCGGCAAAATCCAGCACATTGCCATGGTGAATATCGCCATGCAGTACCGTGACATCCTGGGGGGCCGCCAGGAGTTCGCGTGCAGTGCTCGCACAATGCTCAAGAATGCCGCCGTGCCTCGCCGCCGCAGGCCATAGCGCCGCGAACCACTGCTCCAGTGCAACCAATGCGGGAGTCGGCTTGGCCCGTGGTGCATGCAGGCGCGCGGCTACGCCACACAGGATGCGAGTGGCCTGCTCATCCCGGCCGTCATTGACCATCTGTAGAAGCGAGGCCGAGCCCAACGCACGCGCCATGAGCAAAGCCTCGCCGTCCTGGGCCAGTACGGGGGCTGCACCTTCGCCGTCCCACCAGGCCATCAGCACACTGCCGGCCTGCTCTTCGGCTATTTGAGAGATTTTGAGCATGGCAGGCATGCCGTGCTGGCGAACGGGCAGTAGAATGCCGTTGCGCGAGGCGAATGCGTCACCGTCGACAACCAGGTCCCATCGCTTCAAGTAGTGATCAAACATACCCATCACGGTCTAGACCTGAACCTCACAAAACCCATGGCAAAAAGCCAACCGCTGAGCATGGACAGGTAGATAGCGTTATACGAAGCAACGGTGCAGTCCAATCCGAAGTTGAGCGCGGTAAACGCAATGGCGGCGCACAGGAACTGCGTGCGGGTAAACCGACTCAGAAAGCGTTCCATTGCGAGATTCAAGGTCGAGAGATACTTCATAAATTTACGCATCCGCTCACTTGCGCCCTTGTGTGCTGAACAGCGCAAGAATAAGGCACACCAGGCCGGCAGCCAGGATGCCGTAGCCCAGAACGTGGATACTTCTGCTCGACGATTTCAGTTCCATTGCCGCAATGGTCCCTTTCAATAATCTGGGAAGTTTATCTCAGAGCCTGGCAATCGATAATCTTTCTCGCCAGAGAATACTGCACAGTGCTGATGAGAATTCATCGCGCAGATGACATAGTTGCGCTTACGACAAATGGAGTTGGCCCCAATGAAGCAATACATCTTCTATCTCCTCCTGGCGCTGCTTGCAGGATGCAGCACCGGGCCGTATCTGCATCCGCAATCGACACTGGGTACACAGGCTCTACTCGAACGCACCTGCCCCGGCCCGAAAGCCGCAATGAGCTTTGCCCCACGCTCGGAAGCGCTCGATTGGGTTCACGTATTGGTCTATGTAGCACCGCCAGGAACATCCAGCTGGCCAGACAAGCTGCGCTCAACCGATACCGAACTGCGTCTGTTTGGTCGGCTTTACACCCCCCCGCGCCTGCGCAACCTGAACACCCCGGATGAACGCCGGGCGGCCTATCAACAGACCGACCCGCCACTGTGGGTCAGCGCCGCCTCACCCCTAGTCACCGTAACGCTGGCGACGGGTGAAACCTATCAAGTCAGTATCGAGCAATTGGAAACCGGTTTTGACCCCAAGGAACAATCCAGCAGCAGCCGCAAGGGGACGGCGTTGGGCAAGGGTGATATGGATGACTTCACCCTCACCTTCCCGGCTATATTCGTAAACGGTGAAAAAGTGCCGATGGCGCCGATTCACTTCAAAAAACGTGAAGAGCGCTATGCTCCGGTCTTCAATTGTTGAATCAAAAAACTCCATCACCCAAGGAATGGCAATGACCTTCGACTGGCACTCGGGGCCCATCACCCGAGACACCCCACTGGACCCGCACTACAGGAATACGCAGAAGGTCCGCCGATTCCTCGTCGGCGAGTGCGGGGAGTCGTTCAAGTTCGATCGGGCGTTCATGGCCTGGATCAAGAGTGGCGCGCCCTTGACCATGGGGGATGTGGCGGATCATTGGAATCGGAAGTCGTCATCCCGGCCTTAGGCGCATCGATGGGGAGGGAATTGGATCAGTAACCTTGCAGGGTCTGAAGAACCGTGTGGCAGCTCGAGGCTGCGATAGCCCAGGCACTGCCAGCGCTAGGCCAGGGTATTCCACACCTGCACCAGCCCCACCAGGTGCACCAGCCCATACACCACGCAAATCCCCGAACTAATCATAATAAAGCGCGTACTACGGCCTGTGCCGGCCAACACGAATGGGCCCAACAGCCCACGCAACAGGTAGACCAGGGTGATTACGCACAACGCAGGGCGCAGCAGGGGCAAGGGATCGATCACGCCAGCGCCGGACAGCGCATAGGCCGACCACGCGGCGAGCACGAGGGCAATCCCCGCCGTCACCACGGCCGGGAAGCGGCGACCGGCCTTGGCCGCACGTACAAAACGCTCACCCGCACCAAACAGGTGATACCAGGACGGCCCTTTGATGATGACCCCGATATGCATCAGCGCCACCAGCAGGTTAAGCCCGGCAGCGACCAGCAGTGCCGTGTTGTATACGTTTCCCATTCCATCACTCCCTGATGCCGATTAGCCACATTGCGCGCAAAGGTATCACGCCCCCTCTCGCACTGGCGATCAGCACAATGCAAGCGGCCCCGACGCCGCAATCCTATTGACTGCCGCGAGACTGGACCGACCGGCGGCTACCCTTTGCGCCAGATGATGCCGCACTATATCGGGCATGCCTCTACGCCCGACTCTCCCCCGCCCCACCCTTCGAGTACCCTGCCCACCTTCGCGCCCAGGCCGAGGCGGCACCGCGCGCACCTGGCGTGTATTTCTTCTACGCGCAAGGCGAGTCGATGCCGTTGTACATTGGTAAAAGTGTCGATCTTCGCAGCCGCCTGCTGGCGCACCTGCGCAACCCAGAAGAAGCGCGCATGTTGCGCCAGGCACAGCGGATCGAGTACCAGCAGACCGCAGGGGAAATCGGTGCATTGTTGCTGGAGTCGCGCCTGATCAAAGAGATGCAGCCCCTGAAGAACAAACGCCTGCGCAGGCAGCGGCGCCTGTGCTCGCTGCGCCTGCACAACGGCAAACTCGAGATCATCGACACCACCGCGCTGGCTGAGGGGCCACAGTTGTACGGGCTGTTTCGCAGCCGACGCATGGCAATCGAAGCGTTGATGCTGCTCGCCGACGAGCACCGTCTCTGCCATGGCCTGCTGGGTATAGAACCACCCAGCGCAAAGGGCTGTTTCCGCGCGCAGATCCGTAAATGCGCCGGAGCATGCCGGGGCGATGAAACCCATGCAGCCCACACCGAGCGTTTGCTGCTGGCGTTGGCGCACTGGGCCGTCCATCGCTGGCCTTACCCCGCCGCCATTGCGCTGCATGAACGCCATGGCCAGATGGAGCAATACCACGTCGTGGACAACTGGCGGTACATCGGGACTTACACCTCGGAGACCGAAGCCCGGTTGGCGCCGGCCCTGCCACCGCAGGCGTTCGATGCTGACAGCTACAAAATTCTTGTACGGCCCGTGCTATTCGAGAGCGCCCGTGTGGTGCTGCTTTCGTAGGTCGCGCCTAGCAGAACCCGCACGCCAGGAACCTTTTGTACAATCGGGAATCAGTGCTGCATGTTTTCATACCCATGACTCAGCGAATTCCCGATGACTTTAAGAAGATCCCTGCTCTATATCGCGCTGCTGACCATCGGCTTTTCTGCCGGGTACGCCGCAAAACCCAATGATGTGCTTCAAGTAACCGCAGGCCAACTCATCGAATGTGGCCAGGTGACCATTCCTACCCTGGGCATGTAAGCCCGGGGCCCCAGCGCCATCGGCAGCACTTACTGCGGTTTGACTTCAGGAACCCACAAGGTGCATGCGGTTGCAGCTTGGGCGACGAGCCAATCATGACCGCGGTTGCCGAAGGGACGTGGCATCGTGTGGGAGATCCGTAGCGCCATGTTGTAGGCGCCCGTCATTTCGTTCTCAGTCGGGTTTGTCTCTTCCAGCTTTGTATTGTTCTTGAGCCCATTAATCGCCCCATGTAGAGCGATTGCCTGTTTGTAGGTGTCCTCGCTTTCTTCAAGGATAGACACCGCGATAAACGCGGCAGTCGAGCAGCGGTCCATCTTTTCCCACTGTTTCAGTTGCGCGTCATCCCCGACCGCAGTTGCGCACGCCAGCAAAACCATACATCCCAGTAAATAACGCATTGATAGCTTCCCAGCGAATAGTCGGCAGCTTTAATAACCCATTGCAATCCACATTGCCACAACGCTACTCGCTGCATCGGTCATTCATGCTCGTTGGCGGGATGAGGTCCAGGCGCAGCAGCCCTGAATATCCCTAGCCGGCCTTCAAACTGCGATGGTTAGTCAACACTCCTTTGTCGTCAAACAAGAAAATCATCTG
The Pseudomonas hygromyciniae genome window above contains:
- a CDS encoding NAD(P)/FAD-dependent oxidoreductase; its protein translation is MLENPQPEIDIAVVGAGIIGVACALQLARQGRRVVVIDQQEPGMGASFGNAGHLATEQVFPIADLSILMRLPAMLMDPMGPLRLDWKYLPRALPWFTRLLLNLRPTAYQRSVAGIRALNESSLSAWQRLLATLARPELLREDGSLLVFERAESRQAIEGLQARMTQQQVPVDYWSADAVRKAAPQLSERIQGGLFFPRTGHFLDPYRVVCELVEAAKACGVTFLKRQVQDGQLQAQGVTLITDLGRLAARQVLIACGAHSARLTQALTGKKVPLDTERGYHLMLPHEQERLPFAVTSLERKFIMTPMADGLRLAGTVEFAGLDRPPNMQRAWQLHRLSHGLLRHELSAEDATPWMGFRPSLPDSLPIIDRVCGGKVLLAFGHQHLGLTQAAVTAELIAQLLSPVYMPQPAGLPALERYRLDRF
- a CDS encoding endonuclease (3' incision activity; acts with UvrC), whose product is MPLYIGKSVDLRSRLLAHLRNPEEARMLRQAQRIEYQQTAGEIGALLLESRLIKEMQPLKNKRLRRQRRLCSLRLHNGKLEIIDTTALAEGPQLYGLFRSRRMAIEALMLLADEHRLCHGLLGIEPPSAKGCFRAQIRKCAGACRGDETHAAHTERLLLALAHWAVHRWPYPAAIALHERHGQMEQYHVVDNWRYIGTYTSETEARLAPALPPQAFDADSYKILVRPVLFESARVVLLS
- a CDS encoding aminoglycoside phosphotransferase family protein: MFDHYLKRWDLVVDGDAFASRNGILLPVRQHGMPAMLKISQIAEEQAGSVLMAWWDGEGAAPVLAQDGEALLMARALGSASLLQMVNDGRDEQATRILCGVAARLHAPRAKPTPALVALEQWFAALWPAAARHGGILEHCASTARELLAAPQDVTVLHGDIHHGNVLDFAASGWLAIDPKGLYGERGFDYANLFCNPDERALAPECFARRTEVVASVSGIERRRLLQWVLAWAGLSSTWMLEEGDEPGITLGVAQLAAAALR
- the proP gene encoding glycine betaine/L-proline transporter ProP, with amino-acid sequence MKSRKKSVSPIGLKDITIVDDAKMRKAITAAALGNAMEWFDFGVYGFVAYVLGKVFFPGADPGVQMIAALATFSVPFLIRPLGGLFFGALGDKYGRQKVLAATIVIMSISTFAIGLIPSYASIGIWAPILLLLAKMAQGFSVGGEYTGASIFVAEYAPDRKRGFLGSWLDFGSIAGFVLGAGVVVVISSVLGEEQFQEWGWRLPFFLALPLGMIGLYLRHALEETPAFQQHVEKLEQGDREGLARGPRVSFKEVATKHWRSLLTCVGVVAVTNVTYYMLLTYMPSYLTHNLHYSENHGVLIIIAIMVGMLFVQPMIGFISDKVGRRPFIIAGSIGLLALAIPAFMLINSGKLGLIFAGLLMLAVVLNFFIGVMASTLPAMFPTHIRYSALASAFNISVLIAGLTPTAVAWLVESTNDLYMPAYYLMVIALVGLVTGLTMKETANKPLRGAAPAASDIEEARELLQEHHDNIEQKIEDLDEQIAELEAKRQNLAQQHPRID
- a CDS encoding DUF6434 domain-containing protein: MTFDWHSGPITRDTPLDPHYRNTQKVRRFLVGECGESFKFDRAFMAWIKSGAPLTMGDVADHWNRKSSSRP